In the Azospirillum ramasamyi genome, one interval contains:
- a CDS encoding helix-hairpin-helix domain-containing protein produces MTVIKLTTQDGQQVEYKDEIIGQGGMKDVYFSPDRSYVVAFFRDKLDHAGKERLKSIVGMYRDGIFEKDGGEYWKELFCWPTAIVEKDGHLGVVAPTYKSHFFFAHGSVNNDILGIKGKEKEGKWFASASNRSKFLDAKEKGDWLKHLQICLLISRAVRRLHAAGLAHSDLSYKNVLVDPSGGKACVIDIDGLVVPNKFPPDVVGTPDFIAPEVIATQHLDKKDPARKLPSALTDRHALAVLIYMYLFYRHPLRGAKVHDTDASKDEELSMGVRALFVEHPTDQSNRVRADHLKATELPWADPVKMPYTIAGPLLASLFEKAFIDGLHDPQKRPTPSEWENALVRTIDMIQPCSSKCEMGWYVFDNTRKPKCPFCGTPYQGKLPVLNLYSSRHSGTFQPDNHRVMVWNGQSLFPWHVNRKVFPNEHLTPEMKKRVGYFQLHQGDWYLVNEGMPQMHDVAAKKDLPIGGNVRLSDGSQYLLSREEGGRLIQVQLVEG; encoded by the coding sequence ATGACGGTTATCAAGCTTACCACTCAAGACGGGCAACAGGTCGAATACAAGGATGAGATAATCGGCCAAGGCGGGATGAAAGACGTATACTTCAGCCCCGATCGCTCCTACGTCGTCGCCTTCTTCCGGGACAAGCTGGACCATGCTGGCAAGGAACGGCTGAAATCCATCGTTGGGATGTACCGCGACGGCATTTTTGAGAAGGATGGGGGAGAGTACTGGAAGGAGCTGTTCTGCTGGCCGACCGCCATCGTCGAGAAGGACGGTCACCTCGGCGTTGTTGCCCCGACCTACAAGTCACATTTTTTCTTCGCTCATGGTTCGGTGAACAACGACATTCTTGGCATTAAGGGCAAGGAGAAAGAGGGGAAATGGTTCGCAAGCGCATCCAACCGCTCGAAGTTCCTTGACGCTAAGGAGAAGGGCGACTGGCTGAAGCACCTCCAGATCTGCCTGCTGATCAGCAGGGCAGTTCGACGACTTCATGCGGCCGGTTTGGCCCATTCCGATTTGTCGTACAAGAATGTCCTCGTCGATCCGTCCGGCGGCAAGGCCTGCGTCATCGACATCGACGGGCTCGTGGTGCCGAACAAGTTCCCGCCGGACGTGGTGGGCACCCCAGACTTCATCGCGCCGGAGGTCATCGCCACCCAGCATCTCGACAAGAAGGACCCCGCTCGCAAGCTACCGTCCGCTCTGACCGACCGGCATGCTCTGGCGGTGCTGATCTACATGTACCTGTTCTACCGCCACCCCCTGCGGGGAGCGAAGGTGCATGACACCGACGCATCGAAGGACGAGGAGCTGTCGATGGGGGTGAGGGCTCTGTTCGTGGAGCATCCCACGGACCAGAGCAACCGCGTCCGTGCCGATCATTTGAAGGCAACCGAGTTGCCTTGGGCCGACCCCGTCAAGATGCCGTACACGATCGCCGGTCCCCTGCTTGCCTCGCTGTTCGAGAAGGCCTTCATCGACGGGCTGCACGATCCCCAGAAGCGGCCAACTCCATCGGAGTGGGAGAACGCGCTGGTGCGGACCATCGATATGATCCAGCCATGTTCAAGCAAGTGCGAGATGGGCTGGTACGTATTCGACAACACGCGCAAGCCCAAGTGCCCATTCTGTGGGACCCCCTACCAAGGCAAGCTACCCGTCTTGAATCTGTATTCGAGCCGCCACAGCGGAACGTTCCAACCCGACAATCACAGAGTCATGGTGTGGAACGGGCAGTCCCTGTTCCCGTGGCACGTAAACCGGAAGGTCTTCCCAAACGAGCATCTAACTCCTGAGATGAAGAAGCGAGTTGGCTATTTCCAGCTTCACCAGGGGGATTGGTACTTGGTGAACGAGGGGATGCCACAGATGCACGATGTCGCCGCCAAAAAGGACTTGCCGATTGGGGGCAACGTCCGACTCTCAGATGGAAGCCAATACCTTCTCTCGCGGGAAGAAGGTGGGCGTCTGATTCAGGTGCAGTTGGTCGAGGGTTGA